A window of Danio aesculapii chromosome 16, fDanAes4.1, whole genome shotgun sequence genomic DNA:
ttttaggagGCTGAATAGAAATATTTGGCATGGCAAAAGTGCTCTCATCTACAACATTCAACAGTCACGCACATATTGCTATTCTATATATGGTATGTAAATGCTGCTTTGGGTAGTTACTTGTCAAAATGTGACATTCACTGAGACCAAAAGTCAAAATCAGTTCGTTCCTGTTGTCgcataaagaataaaataaatctgatctTTGTTTTAAATCACCACTGAAGGGCAATATGGAGTGTGTCATGAAGGGCATGCTTGTTATCAGTAATAATATATTTGCACTTCGAGTTAATGGACTATTTGAACAGTCTGTAGTCACTTTTGTTAAAAGAGGTCAAAATAATCAGGTATGAGGCTGCTTGGATGTATGAATCTGAGCAGCCAATTCAACATAAACATGTTGGCTTTCTTGCTTCCATTTCTTTTTTTAGGTTAATAGTAAGGTCTGTGGCCTAAACCTACCCCTACTCTCATGATAATGGATACTAATAAAAGCATGGCCTGGCCAGCTTATAAGCATTTTAATTACTGAGGATTAGACATATGCCAATCTTCAATAAATCGTGACAATGAACATACACAATATTGAAATCGTGGGCACTTCAAAACACTGTTACCCTGAATTAATAgtaattatttaaagttttttttttaaagaatattcacactgtatttgcagtggtgttcatAACAGTGCTAAAAACTTGGAGGCTAAACTGATTTGCTTgattttcacatgttaatctggcctatgacatgctgaaatattgactgaaaattatgtgaaaattaAAAACGCGTTAAAATCATAGTCATGATCCGATTACAAGTcgtaatcattttattaaatgcagtttatgatgaatacattttttatatatatattaacatataaactgtaataaatatttttcacactGTTGATTTCTAGTCCTAATTTAGTTAATTTGGTAGCAACATTAATTTGCTGTTAAAATAACCTTTTCTGCAGCTTAACTAAATATTGTGATAGTACTGTATGCCGTGATAAAAGCTTTAGCAATAAATCACAAGAAAACTCCATACTGTCTTAAGCCTAGTGAGGACCAGTAAAATTTCCCCAGGACAATTGAGCCCTCACAAGTATAGCTAAACCAgcgcacgcacacatgcatgcacacgaCTGGGGAAATGTAGTAGATTTGTCTTGTCATTGTTGCACGCACGTACTTATAACTGCAATGAAGATTACATAAACACTAAGGATTTCTTAATTTACACAAGAGTAACTATGCTACGGATTATGGGGTTACATCAGATGCTGTTATTTTAATGAAAAGCAAAGATAGAgaaaaatagcctgaatgcacATGAATTAGCCCAACAAGCTTGTTCAGAAAAACACACTTTGACAGTTTTTTTCATGTCATCTTCCAAAGAGCACTGCTCATAGGATGTGAAACTTCATTATAGCACAAGCCCCGAGACAACacacaggaaaaaaacatgaaccATTTAGACAACTTGGTTTGCACAAACATGCTCTCCTTTCTGACTTTTCAGATTTAAATATGCACAATGTAATATACAGTGCAATGATATGGTTTAAAATAAGCCTCTTACAGTCACCAAATATGCATTTAATGAATCATAAAAGtacagcaaaaacaaatacatttaatataagtTTTACATAACTTCttcctattttaatataattgtaaattgaatttattttctgtgattcaaagatgatttttcACTTAatacttatattaatatttttgtttttattaatatttttattaatcattttcattGGATTTAATTCTTTAAAAGCTCAAAAGTGCGGCATTAATTTTACTGTAACTTTAATCAATTATATGCATCCTCactgaataaatatactttattaataataataataaaaaatcttttcACAAGCTTCTGAACAGCAGTGTAAAATAAAGAACTGCTTGTTATCTCAATAAGCAGCAGCACAGATGCTGTAAATGTACACatggaacattcattcattttccttcggcttagtgccgttattcatgaggggtcgccaacttatccagcatttgttttaacacagtggatgcccttccagctgcaacccagtactggtaaagatccatacactcattcacacacaccatgcattacggccaatttagtttattcaattcactaatgccgcatgtctttggactgtgggggaaaccagagcacccggatgaaacccacaccaacacagggagaacatgcaaactccacacagaaatgccaactgacacacaTGGaacttttaataaatgattttaattaaGTTGTCTGAGTTGCCCTTTTAGAAAAGGATCAAGTTATTTATCTAAAAGATTTCTCATTATGAGTAATTCAATAGCTAAATACgtttatgtaaatattattgtGCAAATTTATAAAGTTTTGCAGCTGTACTTTAAATATTCAACTATTTCAGAGAAACTGCCTTTTACAAATCAAATACTTGAAAAATtgcatgttttttcttttttgagaaGCAAGGTAAATTATTTAGATGTGTGATTTTTCATTGAATGTAGAACATTCAATTAATCATAAAATTGTGACTGAAAAAAATTGCAACAGATTATCAGTGTCTTTGCCCCTCGCTAACATTTTTTTTGGTCTATGCTCACTACTGTTTTGCATTTGCTGCCCTCTAGTGGTCACTACAAATAATCAACAATTTCTACATGTTCTGTgtacacatttaaacattttgtaaaaacGTTTGTTGAAAATGACAAACACTGAATTTAAGGCGCACACTTGTATATCAGATAATCATGCATAATGCTCTTTGTAACAAAATTAGGCCTAATTGAattgcacagtggcgcagtgggtagcacgatcacctcacggCAATACGGTCGCTggtttcgagccccggctgggtcagttggcatttctgtgtggagtttgcatgttctcccagtgttcgcgtaggtttcctccgggtgctccggtttcccacacagtccaaagacatgcgctataggtgaattgaataaactaaattggccgtagtgcatgtgggTGAATGTGGaggtgtatggtgtttcccagtactgggttgcggctagaagggcattcgctgcgtaaaacatatgctggataagttggcggttcaatccactgtggcgacccctgattaataaagggattaagctgaaaagaaaaaaatgatttctAAAAAACACTGACCTTTCTCGGCTTTGATGAGGCGTTTCCCGATGTCTAGAGTGACGTAGGCATTGCCGTTCAGCACTATTTCAGTGATGGTCCTCCAGGCATTAGGAGACAGTTTCTCTGAAGGAGAAATGAAGTTTCCAGCAGCGTTGTTTATGACCACCTGTCAGATGGCAAATGAAATCTCAaagtatggctgcacaatatatcgtttgagcatcgatatctcaatgtgtgcttccgcaatagtcacatcgcagcattAGCAAATGTTGAGTTATGAATATAGATGACCAGAATCCACAGgccaaaacacatgagatttgtggagacactgcagaatttaaccatagagtgaaagtttttaatgtttttaaggcatatatgaacattttaagagtttaaagcattttaagagaACACAAGGAgcataaaatcattttttttaaataaattttattaaactatttaaatgatGAAGACTATGCAATGCTCCTTCACATCGCATTACTAAATTTTTGTCCTACAATACTGTAAGAACATtaatcactgtttatttcactttacatttgctccattgtgtttatgactgtagtttgtttattacaggtatataataaattatatttataaaattataaattaataaatatgtcaCTCCCATAAAAATCATCCCAATTAATCTAAAGTAatgactttccaaatagagctattcaagtcatgtggctaaattgcatttatatcacaatatatattgcagtgggaaaataaaaaatatcacaatgtcaaaaaatctatataaatctataaatatacatctagaaataaatatctatatacaaaaaaaatatattgtatacctatcccaaaacataaaaaatattccaTGTATGTACTAGCAGGAGAATTTATTGTGTGACTGCAGTTAAGATGGTGACCAAAACCTACATCTGGCAGACCGACATCTTTAACGAGCTGGTCAACAGCAGCCTCCACTGACGCAGGGTCTCTAACATTACACCGGATGGCATGGACCTGAAACAGCGACACAATTATCCATCTGGAATTAGAGATTTTACGTTGAGAATATGAAAATGTTTGTGACTTTCTAAGGCAGTGACACCTTGTTTCCTGTCTGCTGTGAGATTTCATCAGCGGTTTTCTTTAAAACGTCAAGACTCCTGGAAGAGATGTGAGGACAGGAGACAAAAGGGGACAGTTCACCCACGAAATAAATCTTATAATCCTTCTTTATAGTCTGCAATTAGTTCTTTGTGTTCACCTTATGTTGCATCAAGTTCAGATGAGCTCACATTGTTTACAATAGAGATGAAGGATGTATTTTATTGCTTATTCACATGATCAAAATACATCAATATATGCACCAGAAATCTCAGACTTCAGACTGTTTGTTGAGGCTGTGAATTAAAGGTATAATTAGGGCGGCAcaatattttgatgcatttattcTCATTAGCCACATCACAGgatgttgagtctggattgtaGTTGAGAAGCACCAAAGTTCAAATCCCATGAGATCTGTGGTCATTCCACTAGCAGTAAACAGTTGAGGTAAAAGTCCATGACAGGTAATTTTGTGCCAAAAACTGCCACTCACTTCCTGAACGCAGTGGGCATATAAGACTGAAGTAGTGAATTTGGGTAAAATTGAccaatttttaatgcattttaaaaaaagtaatttatttctgCGATGGCATTACTAGTCTTGAGCAtattgaggtaaatttggttatttatccacacattcattcagtgaaaaCTTGTGAGACGCtctctaaatttttttttaccatggtactttgaatattcggtttgAAATAACATGACTAGTATGACTTAAAACAGCATTAGCATAATTTATTTACCTGTGAAGAGTGTTGTACTTTGAcagtcattggctgataatataattttactatttagaattagaaaagaatattttttgttaaattacactcactggccactttattaggtacaccttactagtatgtcgcagcagaaatcgagactcattagaccaggtaatgtttttccaatcttctgttgtccaattttggtgagcctgtgtaaattgtaacctcagtttcctgctcttaACTGACAGAAGTGgcaaccggtgtggtcttctacgGCTGttgcccatctgcttcaaggttcgacatgttgtgcattcagagatgctcttctgcatacctcagttgtaacaaatggttatatgagttactgttgcctttctatcagctcgaacgagtctggccattctcctctgacctctggcatcaacaaggtatttgcaaccatagaactgccgctcactgcatattttctcttttttgtacAATTCTTTGCAAGTCtaagagatggttgtgtgtgaaaatctcagtgaatcagcagtttctgaaatacttagaccaggccgtctggcaccaacaaccatgcctttcttccccattctgatgctcgcctcacagcaagaaggttgctagttcaagcCTCAGTTGGCGtctctgcgtggagtttgcatgttcttccaacGTACGCGtcagtttcctccaggtgttccggtttccctcacagtccaaagacatgttatagaggtgaattgggtaggctaaattgtctgtaaatacgtgtgtgaatgagtgtgtatggataattctcagcgatgggttgcagcttgaaaggcatccgctgcgtaaaacacgtgctggataagttggcggttcattccgctgtggtgaccccagattaataaagggactaagccaaaaagaaaatgaatgaatggaaatgtgtgaaaataaaaccaactttacttcagTCTTGAGCAtcatatgatccttcagaaatccttgTAATTTGCTGATTTTCTTATTAATAACAATAGTGTTGGAAACAGttataacaaatattattaagagAGCGATAAGTCACCTGCTGGCTATCACACATTCTGCTCCCAGTGAAGACAAAGTAGTGGTCATGGCTTTTCCGAGACCAGTTCCTCCACCGGTGATGAAGGCCACCTTGTTTTTGAAAGTTCCTGGGAGAAGCATTACACCGTCACACACTGGAAAGAATTTGGCGTGAGGAGGACCGCTCTGGTACAACGTGTTGGTCCCATTTCCAAACAGCTGTTAAAGAATATACGTTACCACGAAATAAAGAAGTTAACAGAATTCAAACAGGAACGGAGATCAGCCTGAATAAGAATAAAACTGGGTGAAAGGTCATACCCTTTTACCTAGTATAACCCCTACTCTGACTTCACTTGCTTGTTGCGTACACAGAATTAACCTTTGCATATTCAGTTTTAAAATCGGCTTGTTTGCAATGCAtgctaaaaacataataaaaaagttaaataaaaaacagccTGCAAGCTACTTAGAATGACATTCCCTGCAGCAGAACGAGAATTAACGTTAGTTACACTAGTCTAACTATCTAACAAGTTTGTGAAAAGGTTTTCAAGATTTCATGTTGAGTTCACGTAACTAAACTGCAAAAGCAAACACAAAATCATAttcagttaaaaaataataattataattgtattaataatatctTACTCGTGTGCAACATTTGTTTGGCGTGAAAACTCTGTTCAGCACGGAAAATCCTTTGTGCAACGCCATAACGTCCAATTGCAAAAATAATGTTAAGAGAGAAAGAAAGCGTGTTTTCAACTGTCCAAACACGCAACTAAAGTTGTGAAGTCAGATTCAGTAACGTCTCCGACGCACTGAAATGACATAACTAAAGTCCGAAAATCCCGAACGTTGTCTTCCGGTTTCCGGTTTGCTGGCTGATCTGAGACCAGTCGCATTGGGCTTTTTATCCAATAGCCTGTTGCTAATGATCTGAGGAAGCTGACCTCAGGTCAGACAGTATAGATTTAAAGCACAGTTTCACCGCTTATACAGTAATAACGCACGAAACGGCTCATATGTGTAAATATCTGTTTATTGTATCATTCGTGTGATTTGAAGTTTTATTAACATCGTTTGTGCTTGGGCAAAATGTAGAATGTTATTTTGAGCAAGGCGGGAGAAAATAAACCACTCGGTTAGATGACAGCGCGCTGCGGCTGAGAGAACCAGGTAAACAACCGTTTATTTTTACATCAGGGTTGTAAACAAACACCGTCTGTGTACACGCACTTCGTATATTACGTTAAAACTGGCAGCATTTGTCGAGAGAAAACTGCAGCAATGCCAGTATTTTGAATTGGACGTTTCATAGCGAGCATAGCTAACAGATATGATGCAGCATTTATGTCCCATGACACCATATGATGGGACGAAAACTGTATACTCAATTTTAAGCTTTGACAATACATTGCACGTGTACTCAGTTTGCTGGTAATTACTTATCAGTTAGTTATGATTAGTGTTAAATCATTAGGTTTTTAAAAAGAATGACTTAGGAAATGTAATTGTGGGTGACAATTAAATAACCATGTtcataatgtgtttgttttagtgACTTTAAGCGTAACATATTTGCAATTCCAGCGTTGTGGATGGgatatttgcagtaaaaactcacaCATAAAGTCACATAGAAAGTACATGGTAATATTTTATgggaaaaaaactgtttatattttccaaaacaactgaccacagagttacgggatcagaaaaatatcaatctgtaaacatgttttgtactttaaatgaggaaaagaaacatgcgttatggatgtgaccaaaaaaagtcagcgagtttacagtatacaacatacttcgtagacattctgtgaattaaactgcacaaaccaaaagaaacgatgctaatcaaaaggataatagttggctctctatagaaaaagcttcgttatggatgtgacacgtGAAATTGTGTgactggtaaatcaaatataatagtttgaaaacattaacagataCATATTTGAGTAttataaagcactgtaaaatacttgcttacacaaaaacttagaaacggtttctgtattttggttaaaacttaatctttttttcatggcaaggttgacatttgcaagCAATTGCTCATATTACATTTGCTCACATTTTGATTACTCTTATAAAATTTCGAACAGATGTTCATGTTTTGCAATAATTTAAACAAGCTTAACCTTATTGTAGTGCTTAAAAATATAAGGTTAAATGCTAGTTAAAAATCATaacaagaaaaaattaaatagctATGAGACTGTACTTGAGAAAACATTTTTGCATGGCAATAGCAGTAAACACTTGTTAAAATATCATGAAAAAAGGATCcgtttaaaaaagaaatcaagaATATATAACaaccaaaatacaaaataaaaaccattttaataatgttaaaataaagacaaataaaaaacatctatctatctatctatctatctatctatctatctatctatctatctatctatctatctatctatctatctatctatctatctatctatctatctatctatctatctatctatctatctatccagttATAGATTTGTCTGTGGGAGAAGCATCTGTGATCCAGTGAGATGGGGAACCAACTGGCTGGAATTGCTCCGTCGCAGATCCTTTCAGTGGACAGTTACTTCTCTGACATCCATGATTACGAATATGACAAAAGTTTGGGCAGTACGCGCTTTTTCAAAGTGGCCCGGGCAAAACACAGGGAAGGACTGGTTGTTGTTAAGGTCTTTGCCATCCAGGACCCTTCTCTACCCCTGACCAGCTACAAACAAGAGCTGGAGGAGCTGAAAATCCGCCTGCACTCCTGTCAAAACTGCCTGCCTTTCCAAAAAGCCACGCTTACTGAAAAAGCAGCCATTCTGTTTCGCCAGTATGTCCGGGACAACTTGTATGACCGTATTAGTACACGGCCTTTCCTCAATAACGTGGAGAAGAAGTGGATCGCCTTCCAGCTTCTCAATGCTGTGGACCAGGCCCATAAATCTGGTGTGCGTCACGGAGACATTAAAACAGAGAACGTTATGGTGACAAGCTGGAACTGGGTGCTTTTAACAGACTTTGCTAGTTTTAAGCCAACATACTTGCCTGAAGACAATCCGGCAGATTTCAATTACTTCTTCGACACGTCCAGGAGGAGAACATGTTACATTGCACCAGAGAGATTTGTGGATGGCAGCATGTTTGCAACAGAAAGTGACCAGACTACTCCTCTCGTGGATCTTTCTAGTAATAGTCAAAGGACCAGAGGGGAGCTCAAGCAGGCCATGGACATCTTCTCAGCTGGTATATCCATTGCTGTTAAATTGTTCTTTTGTCTGCTTAAAGCTAATGCTTTATAATATGACATATTGATGTTTTTATTCTCTCTTCTTAGGTTGTGTGATTGCGGAATTGTTCACAGAGGGTGTTCCGCTTTTTGACCTCTCACAACTGCTGGCTTATCGTAAAGGGCATTTCCAAACCGAACAAGTGCTGATGAAAATTGAAGATCACAGTATTCGAGAATTGGTAGCCCTTCTGTTCACTTGAGATTTTAGTGTACTTTCATTTCAGGCTTTACATAGTATTACTATTCATTAATTTGGGGGTCAGTAAAAGAGTTTTTATGTGAACGAGGCAAATTCTACAATTTCACTGgatttttaatctaataaatgcttaataataaatgctttaatgtaGGGCTGgactgataaacgatattatatcaaattGCGATAAAATTAATGTCAAtagcaatgataagctctggacttttttcaCTCCATAttaatctaagagccaatcacacagaacAATAATGGGAACAATGGGAACGGGAAACAATGGGAAACAAACCATTGTGTAAACAATGGAAATTACACACAATGCAAcgatgggaatctagaagtgtgttgatactAGAGATGTACCAAATTCGCCACTTTAATGCATAAATGCTTATtagatttgtttaaaatttagTAAAATTGTAGGCTTGTGAAATGTATACAAAATTGAATATCTTGATTTTAAAATTGACACTTACTTTGCTATATTGTTAAAATGAAATTACAGAATTTATTCCTTATTTTTTAGCCATTACTTAAAtctcacatgatcattcagaaatttAAGTAGTATTTAAATAAcactatgataataataataataagccgcttttccactatcgtgccAAATCGTTCAAAGAACACTTCGAATTAAACACtaagaattaaattattattattataattattattattttaatctttatgatttaaaaaatcatattatccactgtgtaaaatatatgatgcataaattggcggttcattccgctgtggtgacccctgatgaataaaggaactaagccgaaggaaaactaatgaatgaataaataaataaagagtactGTACTGCCATCATAAATTCTTTTGAGGGGGACACATTTGTACATCGTTACATTGCAGTTACCTCAGATTACATTGGTGATAGGTTAATTAACCTCTAAATATACAtaactaaatattttataaacacttttccacctcttcagaaaaatatcttcatttgtagacatgcagtcattttttccATTACATAGACTTGTTTTCGTCTCTGAATCCACCGAGCCACTTTTGGAGGACCTTCTTCTATCTAAtgtactgttatttttatttattttttgcatattattattattattattattattattattattattattattattattaatgatgtttaacatctTTTAGGACCTAGGATGCATACTTTTCATGAAAAATTGTGGTATCAAAAGAACagcaaatatttgaaataaaataacatctgTACTCttacatttgatcaatttacatTTTTCTCTCCTCGATAAAACTattaatttcctttaaaaaacacatgTTAGTGTccgcattttaaaattaaaagcatagtttaataaatgatataatcatttatgaatttgattaATAATATGATACTAGTTACCTACCATGTAGTTCTCAGTTTAATTTCCTCCACTTTTTGCAGGTGGCTCAAATGGTGCAGCGAGAGCCAGAAAAGCGGCTGACAGCTGAAGAATACCTCAAGCAGCAGCGAGGAAAAGCTTTCCCAGAAATCTTCTACACCTTCCTTCAACCGTACATGGCCCAGTTTGCCAAGGAGACCTTCCAGTCCGCTGATGAAAGAGTCTTGGTGATCCGTAAAAACCTGGAGAACATCCTCAACAACCTGTGCAGCGGCGGACAGACggtgaaggctgaaaaacaagaGAAAGCATCCCAGGAGTTTAGCTCATCCAAAGAACAAGGCCTGGTGGTGCTGGTGTCAGTGATCACTTCATGTCTACAGACGCTTCGATTTTGTGACTCCAAGCTGGCAGCGCTGGAACTGATCCTTCATCTGGCGGGCCGACTTAATGTGGAGATTCTGCTGGACAGGATCACGCCGTATTTGCTGCACTTCTGCAATGACTCTATGCCGCGTGTCAGAGCCGAGGCCGTTCGCACGCTGACTAAAGTGCTGGCTCTGGTCAAGGAGGTTCCTCGCAATGATGTCAATATCTACCCGGAGTACATTTTGCCTGGCATTGCCCACTTGGCCCAAGATGAAGCCACAATTGTCAGACTTGCTTATGCAGGTATTCTACTGATAATGGGTTGGAACATGTTGATATTTTTTCACAATTCAGTCACtttggcattttaaaatgaaaaaaaaaaaaaaaaaaatatatatatatatatatatatatatatatatatatatatatatatatatatatatatattatatatatatatatatatatatatatatatttcatacacAACTGTAGAaatttatttgatagttttttgTTAGTTatatgtttgagtaaaacatagtttttgttttgttccgCACATTACTGATGAaatttccttttaaaaatgtaaaataaaaataaattgtcatttttacagcataaaaagacaatggattaaaataaaatagcatgtTTTGGGTacgtttatattagtttttagaCAACAAAATAACAATGTTCTTAATTATTTTTGTTCTCAATGTTCAAACTTCATATGAGCTAAGCAATCGATATGTAGTGAAATAACGCTGATTTATTCTATTCGgcaaattaaatgatttattttatcatcaactgttatcagacctttacagaaaacaaataataacatgttATTCAGCTGTAACTCATAACAAATCCTGTACATCCGGATGAACTGAGATTTTTCAAATTGTTTCTAAAATTTTCCAATACTGTATAttcatatcattcatttattttattttcagctcagtacctttattaatctggggtcgccacagcggaatgaaccaccaacttatccagaatatgttttacacagcagatgcccttctagctgcaacccatcactggggaacaccc
This region includes:
- the decr1 gene encoding 2,4-dienoyl-CoA reductase, mitochondrial; the protein is MALHKGFSVLNRVFTPNKCCTRLFGNGTNTLYQSGPPHAKFFPVCDGVMLLPGTFKNKVAFITGGGTGLGKAMTTTLSSLGAECVIASRSLDVLKKTADEISQQTGNKVHAIRCNVRDPASVEAAVDQLVKDVGLPDVVINNAAGNFISPSEKLSPNAWRTITEIVLNGNAYVTLDIGKRLIKAEKGAAFLSITTIYAESGSGFVVPSAAAKSGVEKLCTSLAAEWSRYGMRFNVIQPGPVKTKGAFSRLDPAGLFEKGMLDRVAVGRLGTPEEIANLAAYLCSDYASWVSGAIIRMDGGEYVSMAGEFNDLKQVTKEQWDMMEAMIRNTKGS